A genomic window from Vitis riparia cultivar Riparia Gloire de Montpellier isolate 1030 chromosome 18, EGFV_Vit.rip_1.0, whole genome shotgun sequence includes:
- the LOC117906289 gene encoding valencene synthase-like has product MELAKLFLSHLPIHHSRYSTVLSLFQGINMSSQVSACSLAQIPKPKNRPVTNFHPNIWGDQFITYTPEDKVTRACKVEQIEDLKKKVKMKLTAATANHSLLLNFIDAVQRLGVAYHFEQEIEEALQHIYNSFHDLNDIDGDLYNVALGFRLLRQQGYSISCDIFKKFTDERGRFKEVLITNVRGMLGLYEAAHLRVHGQDILAEALAFTTTHLKAMVESLGYPLAEQVVHALNRPIRKGLERIEARWYISVYQDEAFHDKTLLELAKLDFNLVQSLHREELSNLARWWKELGFATKLPFARDRLVEGYFWILGVYFEPQYLQARRILTKVIAMTSILDDIYDAYGNPEELKLFTEAIERWDINSIDQLPEYMKLCYAALLDVYKEIEEEMEKEGHQYRVHYAKEVMKNQVRAYFAEAKWLHEEHVPTIEEYLRVALVSSGYCMLATTSLVGMGEIATKEAFDWVTSDPKIMSSSNFIARLMDDISSHKFEQKRKHVASAIECYMKQYGVSEEQAYSEFRKQIENAWMDINQECLKPTAVPMPLLARVLNLTRAADVIYKEQDSYTRVGKVMKNNIAAFFINPII; this is encoded by the exons ATGGAGCTTGCCAAGCTATTTCTCTCACACTTACCAATTCATCATTCAAGGTATAGTACTGTTCTATCACTGTTCCAAGGAATTAACATGTCTAGTCAAGTCTCAGCATGTTCTCTAGCCCAGATTCCTAAACCCAAAAATCGTCCCGTGACAAATTTTCACCCCAACATTTGGGGTGACCAATTTATCACCTACACCCCTGAAGACAAG GTTACACGTGCCTGCAAAGTGGAGCAGATTGAGGATctgaaaaagaaagtgaaaatgaaattaacgGCTGCTACTGCTAACCATTCCCTATTGCTGAACTTCATTGATGCAGTGCAACGGCTTGGGGTGGCATACCACTTTGAACAAGAGATAGAAGAAGcgttacaacatatttataataGTTTTCATGACCTCAATGATATTGATGGTGATCTCTATAATGTTGCTCTTGGATTTCGACTACTAAGGCAACAAGGATACAGTATTTCGTGTG ATATATTCAAAAAGTTTACGGATGAACGAGGTAGATTCAAGGAAGTTTTGATCACAAATGTACGAGGCATGCTAGGCTTGTATGAAGCTGCACATCTCAGGGTTCATGGACAGGACATACTTGCAGAAGCACTTGCTTTCACCACCACTCACCTCAAGGCCATGGTAGAAAGTTTAGGATATCCTCTTGCAGAACAAGTTGTTCATGCCCTGAACCGGCCCATTAGAAAAGGTTTGGAGAGGATAGAGGCAAGATGGTATATATCCGTCTACCAAGATGAAGCTTTCCATGATAAAACTTTACTAGAGCTGGCAAAATTAGATTTCAATCTAGTGCAGTCACTGCACAGGGAAGAGCTAAGCAATCTTGCAAG GTGGTGGAAAGAATTAGGCTTTGCTACAAAGTTACCTTTTGCACGAGACAGATTGGTTGAAGGCTACTTCTGGATACTTGGGGTGTATTTTGAGCCTCAATACTTACAGGCTAGACGAATTCTAACCAAAGTAATTGCTATGACATCCATTCTAGATGATATCTATGATGCATATGGTAATCCTGAAGAACTCAAGCTCTTCACAGAAGCCATTGAGAG gtGGGATATTAACAGCATAGATCAGCTTCCAGAATACATGAAACTCTGCTATGCGGCACTCTTAGATGTGTACAAAGAAATCGAGGAAGAGATGGAGAAAGAAGGACACCAATATCGGGTTCACTATGCCAAAGAAGTA ATGAAGAATCAAGTTCGAGCTTACTTTGCTGAGGCCAAATGGTTACATGAAGAACACGTACCAACAATCGAAGAGTACTTGCGTGTTGCACTAGTAAGCTCTGGATACTGCATGCTTGCAACCACGTCCTTGGTGGGAATGGGAGAAATAGCAACAAAGGAGGCCTTTGATTGGGTGACCAGCGATCCTAAGATtatgtcatcttcaaattttattGCAAGGCTCATGGATGACATCTCATCACATAAG TTTGAGCAAAAGAGAAAGCATGTGGCCTCAGCCATTGAATGTTACATGAAGCAATATGGTGTCTCTGAAGAACAGGCATACAGTGAGTTTCGAAAGCAAATTGAGAATGCATGGATGGATATTAACCAGGAATGCCTCAAACCTACTGCTGTTCCAATGCCTCTCCTTGCTCGTGTTCTCAATCTTACACGAGCCGCGGATGTCATTTACAAAGAGCAAGACAGTTACACACGTGTTGGGAAAGTGATGAAGAATAACATTGCGGCTTTCTTCATTAACCCTATAATATAA